A region from the Benincasa hispida cultivar B227 chromosome 8, ASM972705v1, whole genome shotgun sequence genome encodes:
- the LOC120083064 gene encoding ATPase 11, plasma membrane-type: protein MGEKPEVLEAVLKEAVDLENIPIDEVFENLRCSKEGLTSEGAEERLKIFGHNKLEEKKESKVLKFLGFMWNPLSWVMEAAAIMAIALANGGGKPPDWQDFVGIITLLIINSTISFIEENNAGNAAAALMARLAPKAKVLRDGRWSEQDASILVPGDVISVKLGDIIPADARLLDGDPLKIDQSALTGESLPVTKGPGDGVYSGSTCKQGEIEAVVIATGVHTFFGKAAHLVDTTNQVGHFQKVLTAIGNFCICSIAVGMVIEIIVMYPIQDREYRPGIDNLLVLLIGGIPIAMPTVLSVTMAIGSHRLSQQGAITKRMTAIEEMAGMDVLCSDKTGTLTLNKLTVDKNLVEVFGKGIDADTVVLMAARASRIENQDAIDTAIVGMLADPKEARAGIQEVHFLPFNPTDKRTALTYIDHEGKMHRVSKGAPEQILNLAYNKSEIERKVHAVIDKFAERGLRSLAVAYQEVPEGRKESAGGPWQFMGLLPLFDPPRHDSAETIRRALNLGVNVKMITGDQLAIGKETGRRLGMGTNMYPSSALLGQEKDESIAALPVDDLIEKADGFAGVFPEHKYEIVKRLQAMKHICGMTGDGVNDAPALKKADIGIAVADATDAARSASDIVLTEPGLSVIISAVLTSRAIFQRMKNYTIYAVSITIRIVLGFMLLALIWKFDFPPFMVLIIAILNDGTIMTISKDRVKPSPLPDSWKLAEIFTTGIVLGSYLAMMTVIFFWASYKTNFFPRVFGVPTLEKTAHDDFRKLASAIYLQVSTISQALIFVTRSRSWSYVERPGVFLVVAFILAQLVATLIAVYANWSFAAIEGIGWGWAGVIWLYNIIFYIPLDPIKFAIRYALSGKAWDLMLEQRVAFTRQKDFGKEQRELQWAHAQRTLHGLQPPDTKMFTERTHFTELNHMAEEAKRRAEIARLRELHTLKGHVESVVRLKGLDIETIQQAYTV from the exons ATGGGGGAAAAGCCGGAAGTGTTGGAGGCCGTGTTGAAGGAAGCTGTGGATTTG GAAAATATACCCATTGATGAGGTTTTTGAAAATCTGAGATGTAGCAAAGAGGGTCTTACCAGTGAGGGTGCTGAGGAAAGGCTGAAGATTTTTGGGCATAATAAGCTCGAGGAAAAGAAG GAAAGCAAAGTTTTGAAGTTTTTGGGGTTTATGTGGAATCCTCTATCATGGGTTATGGAAGCTGCTGCAATTATGGCTATTGCACTTGCAAATGGAGGA GGAAAGCCACCCGACTGGCAAGATTTTGTTGGTATCATTACCCTGCTTATCATTAACTCCACAATCAGTTTTATTGAGGAAAACAATGCAGGAAACGCCGCAGCTGCTCTCATGGCTCGTCTTGCTCCCAAAGCCAAG GTTCTTAGAGATGGAAGGTGGAGCGAGCAAGATGCTTCCATTTTGGTTCCTGGCGATGTAATCAGTGTTAAACTTGGGGACATTATTCCAGCTGATGCACGTCTTCTGGATGGGGATCCACTAAAAATTGACCAG TCTGCGCTTACAGGTGAATCTCTCCCGGTAACAAAAGGTCCTGGTGATGGTGTGTACTCTGGTTCTACTTGCAAGCAAGGAGAGATTGAAGCTGTGGTCATTGCTACTGGTGTCCACACCTTTTTTGGTAAAGCTGCTCATCTTGTTGACACCACCAATCAAGTGGGACACTTCCAAAAG GTCTTGACAGCCATAGGGAATTTCTGCATATGTTCCATTGCTGTGGGAATGGTAATAGAGATCATTGTAATGTACCCAATTCAGGATCGTGAGTATCGTCCTGGAATTGATAACCTCCTTGTGCTACTGATTGGAGGAATTCCAATAGCCATGCCTACAGTTCTATCTGTGACAATGGCTATAGGTTCTCATAGGTTATCCCAACAG GGTGCCATCACAAAGAGGATGACGGCTATTGAAGAAATGGCAGGCATGGATGTGCTTTGCAGTGATAAGACAGGAACCCTGACTTTGAACAAGTTAACGGTTGACAAAAATCTTGTTGAG GTTTTCGGTAAAGGGATAGATGCAGACACTGTTGTTCTAATGGCTGCTCGAGCATCAAGAATTGAGAATCAAGATGCTATTGATACTGCCATTGTTGGGATGCTAGCTGATCCAAAGGAG GCACGTGCTGGGATTCAGGAAGTACATTTCCTTCCTTTCAATCCTACTGATAAGCGAACAGCTTTGACTTATATTGACCATGAGGGAAAGATGCACAGAGTCAGTAAAGGCGCTCCAGAACAG ATTCTAAATCTTGCATACAAcaagtcagagattgagagaaaagTTCATGCAGTGATTGATAAATTTGCTGAACGAGGTTTGCGTTCACTTGCTGTAGCATACCAG GAAGTTccagaaggaagaaaagaaagtgCCGGAGGTCCTTGGCAATTCATGGGCCTCTTGCCTTTGTTTGATCCACCAAGACATGATAGTGCAGAGACAATTAGGAGAGCTTTAAATCTTGGTGTAAATGTGAAAATGATTACCG GAGATCAGTTGGCTATAGGCAAGGAAACAGGACGTCGATTGGGCATGGGAACCAACATGTATCCATCATCTGCTTTGCTAGGACAAGAAAAGGATGAGTCCATTGCTGCTTTACCTGTTGACGACCTTATAGAAAAAGCAGATGGTTTTGCGGGTGTATTCCCTG AGCACAAATATGAGATTGTAAAACGCTTGCAAGCTATGAAACATATCTGTGGGATGACTGGTGATGGAGTGAATGATGCTCCTGCGCTTAAAAAAGCAGACATAGGAATAGCTGTTGCAGATGCAACTGATGCTGCTCGGAGTGCTTCTGATATTGTTCTTACTGAACCTGGTCTTAGTGTTATCATCAGTGCTGTTTTGACTAGTAGAGCAATATTTCAGAGGATGAAGAATTACACG ATTTATGCAGTTTCCATTACAATACGTATTGTG CTTGGTTTCATGTTGCTGGCTCTCATTTGGAAATTTGATTTTCCACCATTTATGGTGCTTATCATTGCTATCCTTAATGATG GTACAATCATGACAATTTCAAAGGATAGGGTTAAACCATCTCCTCTCCCAGATAGTTGGAAGTTGGCTGAAATTTTTACCACTGGCATTGTACTCGGTAGTTACTTGGCAATGATGACGGTCATATTTTTTTGGGCATCGTATAAAACTAACTTTTTCCCT CGAGTCTTTGGGGTACCAACCCTTGAAAAAACAGCTCACGATGATTTCCGGAAGCTAGCCTCAGCTATATATCTGCAAGTGAGCACTATCAGTCAGGCCCTCATTTTTGTTACGCGATCTCGAAGTTGGTCCTACGTCGAGCGTCCTGGGGTATTTCTTGTAGTGGCTTTTATTCTTGCTCAACTG GTTGCCACTCTGATTGCTGTCTATGCTAATTGGAGTTTTGCTGCCATTGAAGGAATTGGTTGGGGTTGGGCTGGTGTAATTTGGCTTTATAACATCATCTTTTACATTCCTCTTGATCCAATAAAATTTGCTATTCGATATGCTTTGAGTGGGAAGGCTTGGGATCTCATGCTTGAGCAAAGG gtTGCTTTCACAAGACAAAAGGATTTCGGTAAGGAACAACGTGAGCTGCAATGGGCTCATGCACAAAGAACGCTGCACGGTTTGCAACCGCCTGATACTAAGATGTTCACCGAGAGAACTCATTTCACAGAACTCAATCACATGGCTGAAGAAGCCAAAAGGAGAGCTGAAATTGCTAG ATTGAGGGAACTCCATACACTGAAAGGTCATGTAGAATCAGTAGTGAGATTGAAAGGTCTCGATATCGAGACGATTCAACAAGCATACACGGTGTGA